ATTGCCCTGACCGGTCACCGTCACCCTGGCGCCCTGCAGGGTCTGATGGGTGCCGACAACATTGGCCGGGCTGGCCTGGCCAGACACTACGTGGTAGGTCAGGATGCTGGTCAGCATTGACGAGTTGGTCTTAAGCTCGTCGATCGTGCCTGCGGGCAGCTTGCTGAATGCCGCGTTGGTCGGCGCGAACACCGTGTACTGACCGCTGTTGAGGGTGTCGACCAGGTTCACTTGCGGGTTGAGCTGGCCCGACAGTGCCGCCGTCAGGGTTGTCAACTCCGGATTGTTCGAGGCCGCCACCGCGACCGGGACCTGCGACATCCCCTGCACCGAGGCGGGCCCGCTGGGATTCTTTGCCGCGTAGTCCGCGCACCCCGGGCCCACCAGATCACCCGCGACCGCGGTCGGGGAGACGGCGACCGCCAGGGCGGCGAGGCTGGCCGCCGCGAAACTGGTTGCAGCAATCGTGTGCTTTACCTTCATGACCTTCATGTTGTTACTCCTCTGGTTAGCCCGGAGACGGCTTGTGCCGTCTCGCTGACCCCGACATGAGTTCTTCGGAGCCGTCCGGGTCTTGGATGGGCACTCGGCCGCATTCAGCCGTAGGTGAAGGAAAACAGCTGTACCCCCTGGCTGGGCCGCACCTCAAGCGTTCCGGGCGCCAGCCGATCGCCGGCGACGATCTGATGGGCGTTCGGCGGCCCACTGATCGCCAGCGTGGCCGGCTTTCCGTCCCGCACAACCGTGACGGTCCCGGTCCCGCCGGCAACGATGTAGACATCCTTGGCGTGGTAATTCAGTTTGATGGCGGCGTCGTTGCCGCCGGAGGTCGCACCCTGATAGTCCAGCGACCATCGGCCGCTCAACGCGAAGCTGTCGGCCGCCAGGTTCGGTGGGTAGTCGAACGTTGCCAATCCTTCGTCGTAGACGCCGCCGCCGCCATAGTTGACCACCTTGCCGACCCCGAAGTATGTCTCGGGAGTGAGTGCGGCCCGCGGGGTAAGGTCGGGCGCCTCCACGGATTTGGGGAGTGTGACGCCGGGTTTGGCATCGTTGAGCAACTTCCTGATCAATGTCTCGGTGACGTTGTAATCGCCTTCTCCGAACTTGATGTGCCGCACCGTGCCGCTGGCGTCGATCAGGTACTCGGCGGGCCAATACCGATTCCGGTAGTTGGTCCATGTAGAGAAGTTGTCGTCCAGCGCAATCGGATATTTGATGCCCAGATCGGCCGCCCCTTTGGCGACGTTGCCGGGGACTTTCTCGAACGCGTACTCGGGGGTGTGCACGCCGATGACGGCCAAGCCGCTGTCTTTGTAGGCCTGATACCAACCGACGACGTGCGGGATGGCCCGTTGGCAGTTGATGCATGAGTAGGCCCAGAAGTCGATCAGCACCACCTTGCCACGTAGCGAATTCAGGGCGACCGGCTGGTTGTCGGGCGT
The nucleotide sequence above comes from Mycobacterium decipiens. Encoded proteins:
- a CDS encoding fasciclin domain-containing protein, producing MKVKHTIAATSFAAASLAALAVAVSPTAVAGDLVGPGCADYAAKNPSGPASVQGMSQVPVAVAASNNPELTTLTAALSGQLNPQVNLVDTLNSGQYTVFAPTNAAFSKLPAGTIDELKTNSSMLTSILTYHVVSGQASPANVVGTHQTLQGARVTVTGQGNSLQVSNADVVCGGVSTANATVYMIDSVLMPPA